A genomic stretch from Budorcas taxicolor isolate Tak-1 chromosome 15, Takin1.1, whole genome shotgun sequence includes:
- the LOC128060858 gene encoding interferon-induced very large GTPase 1-like translates to MEDMQRQLNIKGALSHRKSLPDRELVRYASGGLALQGIYKTSDQRCIIEKKEELLCVPREFVLRGPEQGTRLETKEFTSSQEESTFTQMLEKLGFSVTALAKGGGWGISLKAGMDQSMHSESKKTQQSHSTHSYFCSTKFSYIPLASFHFPIDQLQLSNAALQELKYTEDLLGQSEDPDKLRLLRHKAEAFFQRFGSHANQGPLHLGGIYWWKAISEGFQQEQLAEVKQQASEMLDICVRGGYSSFSMNIETGLDISDSHSKKASQKTTFQNLQTKVQLSVAQTGGPPEANDFFDWKAGLVANNKTWCVIDRGFQLVPVWDIVLSSHRSDFKDPHKLANCLKDNYTILSELTAQIQEGELLSIEKEARIFLEDVKSWKVFHPEEQLKRLINFMQRLSQITESYTTWTNICLKDRGLQNFLVNMVNFCKTASIYETKFIKSQLSRLLDPHIYTVTNFPQAQSIMQWIFQSEPKEDNIHITQFSELIEILKKTQNDLREVKVNSESTDLVEEAQRKLTYEVSLSLGCFLKYLQETGKIDTHILLLLIASGAGYHVVHNIFQHLLGHDELDFLLDKIQTAQNKYQEFKNISNCRAQAFLVLTGLTATAGIKAVSPEEKTQRLALIKHHMGRSLTKEVVYVLTKAGDHDWENLEKDLRLLIYGNYEAPVSSLEVEEVRKQLQSVFHEKKERHEPHNNENKKEDVIENGGFQDLLQRLGLEHYYPRKMSRANFQLIHKTSVYNTQPCSERELPFYFLQKLLTLDYGLRYLIIKHEEYTENQVYSSTSNQEKEAFDPYEDTLEESAHPTKPSAATNVRPYVHPMDIQMAILHCADDFARQYILDKLSICQFALPLLIPNPCNAQIEFSLWSLSQIRRSWQQVGKSLKEKDNYKNQQMCCFSAPIVSFIRVGTGFSASKSQIMNCLLSERKHDIFFHRHCKGSSRDCLLMGGVVEVAWFCPGGDEQDRFDNCLTFTNLHGDAKEYEKQLTFLQEVSSIIVVLMSTSDDNKGNRKIVHDMCQSSKPLIFLLDDKGKITVNKSSSRVRIGIRNRNEAELIGELTTTIRRLLELSKTALSLEHCAQIAHKQGMLIDEDQRDCKEAKEKAEALMTLLRETEIPQVKENLLPLQGKLWQLWCKKDKALYHLREKRNHSTEQHKSETEAEKQMIRRKQFRKAFPLNALMRSVLKILHNHSETHTKLYFLQWLNVALDNLNAGHLENLKEKKKALVQKQKQEATKSSSLKDWQKEIEAISRKINECTLGIEHILREAGQIYEALEEASPMKDTLFLSLPHIAADLMISGVPIELMDGDVSYVPLRWVAAVFDKLSEKLGNKRLFVLSVLGLQSSGKSTLLNALFGLQFTVRDGRCTRGAYMQLLKVEETFTDELGIDFVLVVDTEGLRAPELSNKSQNHDNELATFVIGLGNLTLINIMGENPSKMQDILQIVVQAFLRMKQVKISPSCLFVHQNVGEVTAKNQNMEGIRRLEQTLDKMAAIAAEEEQCSDVTCFSDVIKFDANTHVYYFAHLWDGNPPMAPPNPHYSHNVQELKSRILVTAQQESRGSIMKISDVKFRVQDLWRALLNENFIFSFRNTQEVMAMSKLESMYNSWTWELRSHVQRLQDQLINQIQDGKIQTLETYTLEAPVTKIYEAIKQKLEKYFNEDPDSDVLVQWKGNFENKLITLKEALILDVQTKAKELIPFKKSQEKLDNKKSGYEKELLEKSQNLAFSLNDTELSEEELHEKFNLLWEKWVYDVSSSIPPATEPTIEVDCEDILFEHFKKEKDIRSILENYSGEMFEINYDKHVKLNRKYWELFTMTIEPQDKHSIKMTTDCIISKVNETVNKISQQKHDYNPTYFHEILRIIEEEVKSATTQKRYTFTRKYKIDLSWFLFQRASMKFKEMHKAFKRANDPVNYLQSKKDDFFMSFKISCQEATSIKTFVDFLWKKLTPAVSSTIRKNMALKIAGDIRTTCRAFNENRANLEKHILISLAEEENFDDYWQYLHNPESFFKNYIENHVKRYFSDTGSEKIKTFLQMSLDDIKNAILLALHTSTARAKDKSSTVSGWLDLFCDHLGSTLVFPRKDLISIEHREIKDIEFIKEAMSKALDPEIKKVEQKYLHRLVEEMIPEIQKILSEHLCGCWKQCPFCKAICTNTIPTHEGDHNAPFHRPQALGGWGWHQTDHCTLNFCTSAVASDCNFVSNDGRRIPYKTYRQAGGEYATWSITPDTSTQPYWKWFVCHFRSKLEEKYHKRLFNEGKIPDAWKKITKQEVLDDLKKN, encoded by the coding sequence ATGGAAGACATGCAGAGACAACTTAACATAAAGGGAGCGCTGTCTCACAGGAAAAGTCTCCCAGATAGAGAACTGGTGAGATACGCATCTGGAGGACTAGCCCTTCAGGGAATTTACAAAACCAGTGACCAAAGGTGTATtatagagaagaaagaggagctACTCTGCGTCCCCAGGGAGTTTGTACTCCGTGGCCCTGAGCAGGGTACACGGTTGGAGACAAAGGAATTTACATCTTCTCAAGAAGAATCCACATTCACTCAGATGTTAGAAAAGCTGGGCTTCAGTGTAACTGCCTTAGCAAAGGGTGGAGGTTGGGGAATTAGCCTGAAAGCTGGTATGGATCAGAGCATGCATTCAGAATCCAAAAAAACACAACAGTCACATTCTACACACTCTTATTTCTGCTCAACCAAGTTCAGCTATATCCCACTGGCCTCCTTCCACTTTCCCATTGACCAGCTCCAACTTTCCAATGCTGCTCTCCAGGAATTAAAATACACTGAAGACCTTTTGGGTCAGTCAGAAGACCCAGACAAACTACGCTTGCTGAGGCATAAGGCTGAAGCCTTCTTCCAGAGGTTTGGGTCTCATGCTAACCAGGGCCCTTTGCACCTAGGAGGAATCTACTGGTGGAAAGCCATTTCAGAGGGTTTCCAACAAGAACAGCTGGCAGAAGTGAAACAGCAAGCATCAGAGATGCTGGATATTTGCGTAAGGGGCGGTTACAGTAGCTTTAGCATGAACATTGAAACAGGTCTGGATATATCAGACTCTCACTCAAAAAAAGCATCTCAGAAAACAACCTTCCAAAATCTCCAAACCAAAGTCCAGTTATCTGTGGCCCAGACAGGTGGCCCACCAGAAGCAAATGACTTTTTTGACTGGAAAGCTGGTCTAGTTGCCAATAACAAAACTTGGTGTGTCATTGACCGTGGATTTCAGCTGGTACCTGTTTGGGACATTGTTCTCTCTAGCCACAGAAGTGATTTTAAGGATCCTCATAAATTAGCTAACTGCCTGAAAGACAACTATACTATTCTGAGTGAACTCACTGCCCAGATCCAGGAGGGAGAATTACTGAGTATTGAGAAGGAGGCTAGGATTTTCCTAGAGGATGTGAAATCCTGGAAAGTTTTTCATCCTGAAGAACAGCTTAAAAGGCTGataaatttcatgcaaagattgagTCAAATAACTGAAAGTTATACCACTTGGACAAATATATGCCTTAAAGACAGGGGTCTGCAGAATTTTCTGGTAAACATGGTCAACTTTTGCAAAacagcatccatttatgaaaCTAAATTTATTAAATCTCAGTTGAGCCGTCTTTTGGATCCTCACATTTATACAGTAACAAACTTTCCTCAGGCTCAATCCATTATGCAGTGGATATTTCAATCAGAACCAAAGGAAGACAATATCCACATCACTCAATTTTCTGAGTTAattgaaatacttaaaaaaacacagaatgaCCTTAGGGAAGTAAAGGTCAACTCTGAATCCACAGACTTGGTGGAAGAAGCTCAAAGAAAGCTGACTTATGAGGTCAGCTTGTCTCTTGGGTGCTTCTTGAAATACCTCCAAGAAACAGGGAAGATAGACACACACATCTTGCTACTTTTGATAGCATCTGGTGCAGGATATCATGTGGTTCACAATATATTTCAGCATCTCCTGGGGCATGATGAGTTAGACTTTCTATTGGATAAAATACAAACTGCACAAAATAAATACCAAGAGTTCAAAAATATTTCCAACTGCAGGGCTCAGGCATTCCTGGTGCTCACAGGTCTGACAGCAACAGCAGGCATCAAAGCTGTTTCTCCAGAGGAGAAAACACAACGCTTGGCATTGATCAAACATCACATGGGACGATCTTTGACCAAAGAAGTTGTATATGTCCTCACCAAAGCTGGAGATCATGATTGGGAAAACCTAGAAAAAGACTTGAGACTGCTCATTTATGGGAATTACGAGGCCCCTGTCTCTTCATTGGAAGTGGAGGAGGTGAGAAAACAATTGCAAAGTGTCTTCCATGAAAAGAAAGAGCGCCATGAACCacacaataatgaaaataaaaaggaagatgtCATAGAAAATGGAGGCTTCCAAGATTTACTCCAGCGTCTAGGCCTAGAACATTACTACCCAAGAAAAATGAGCAGAGCTAACTTCCAACTGATCCACAAGACTTCTGTGTACAACACCCAGCCCTGCTCTGAAAGAGAACTTCCCTTCTATTTCCTACAGAAGCTATTGACGCTGGATTATGGGCTGAGATACCTGATCATCAAACAtgaagaatacacagagaaccaAGTCTATTCAAGCACCTCAAATCAAGAAAAGGAGGCTTTTGATCCATATGAGGATACACTTGAAGAAAGTGCTCATCCTACTAAGCCTTCAGCAGCCACTAATGTCAGACCCTATGTTCACCCTATGGATATTCAGATGGCAATTCTTCACTGTGCAGATGATTTTGCCAGACAATATATTTTGGACAAACTTTCCATTTGTCAGTTTGCCCTCCCCCTTCTCATACCTAATCCTTGCAATGCTCAAATTGAATTCTCTCTCTGGTCTCTCAGTCAGATTCGAAGGAGCTGGCAGCAAGTAGGGAAATCACTAAAAGAGAAGGACAATTACAAGAATCAACAGATGTGTTGTTTCTCTGCCCCCATTGTGTCTTTTATTAGAGTTGGAACTGGCTTCTCTGCTTCCAAATCGCAGATCATGAACTGTCTTCTCAGTGAACGCAAACATGATATCTTTTTTCACCGACATTGCAAAGGCAGCAGCAGAGACTGTCTCTTGATGGGAGGAGTGGTGGAAGTCGCCTGGTTCTGTCCTGGGGGGGATGAGCAGGACAGATTTGACAACTGCTTGACCTTTACCAATCTTCATGGAGATGCAAAGGAATATGAGAAGCAACTCACCTTTTTGCAGGAAGTCTCCTCCATAATTGTGGTCCTCATGTCAACTTCTGATGACAATAAAGGAAACCGAAAAATAGTCCATGACATGTGTCAGTCATCAAAACCTTTAATCTTTTTGCTTGATGATAAAGGAAAAATCACAGTCAATAAATCTAGCTCAAGAGTGAGAATTGGGATCAGGAACAGAAATGAGGCAGAATTAATAGGGGAGCTCACAACTACAATCAGACGTTTGCTGGAGCTCTCTAAGACTGCACTCAGCTTGGAGCACTGTGCCCAAATTGCTCACAAGCAAGGAATGCTTATTGATGAAGACCAGAGAGATTGCAAGGAAgccaaagaaaaggcagaggctctAATGACCCTATTGAGAGAAACGGAAATACCTCAGGTCAAGGAAAACTTACTACCTCTTCAGGGAAAACTGTGGCAGCTTTGGTGTAAAAAGGACAAAGCACTCTATCATCTGAGAGAAAAGAGGAATCACAGCACTGAACAACACAAAAGTGAGACTGaggcagaaaaacaaatgataagACGGAAACAGTTCAGAAAAGCCTTTCCTCTCAATGCTTTAATGCGTTCTGTCCTTAAAATTCTCCACAATCATTCAGAAACTCACACCAAACTCTACTTCCTCCAGTGGCTGAATGTAGCTTTGGACAACCTGAATGCAGGACACTTGGAAAAtctaaaggagaagaaaaaggcattggttcaaaaacaaaagcaagaggcCACAAAGAGTAGCTCTCTGAAAGACTGGCAAAAAGAGATAGAAGCTATTTCCAGAAAGATTAATGAGTGTACCTTGGGAATTGAGCACATTCTCAGAGAAGCGGGCCAGATCTATGAAGCTCTGGAAGAAGCTTCACCCATGAAAGAtaccctctttctctcccttccccacatTGCTGCAGATCTGATGATATCTGGTGTTCCCATTGAGCTGATGGATGGGGATGTTTCATATGTGCCCCTAAGGTGGGTGGCAGCTGTTTTTGACAAGCTTTCCGAGAAACTTGGAAACAAGCGGCTCTTCGTTCTCTCTGTCCTTGGCCTGCAGAGTTCAGGGAAGTCCACCCTGCTGAATGCCCTTTTTGGGCTGCAGTTCACTGTCAGGGATGGGAGGTGTACCCGAGGGGCCTACATGCAGCTTCTGAAAGTGGAGGAGACATTCACAGATGAACTTGGCATTGACTTTGTGCTTGTTGTGGACACAGAGGGACTTCGAGCCCCAGAACTCAGCAACAAGTCCCAGAATCATGACAATGAGTTGGCAACCTTTGTCATCGGACTTGGAAACTTGACTCTGATCAATATTATGGGGGAAAACCCATCTAAAATGCAAGATATTTTACAAATAGTTGTCCAAGCTTTTCTGAGAATGAAACAAGTAAAAATCTCTCCCAGTTGCCTCTTTGTCCATCAGAATGTGGGGGAAGTTACAGCTAAAAACCAAAATATGGAAGGAATAAGGCGGCTAGAGCAGACGTTGGACAAAATGGCAGCAATAGCAGCTGAGGAAGAGCAGTGCTCCGATGTAACCTGCTTTAGTGATGTCATTAAGTTTGATGCCAATACCCACGTCTACTACTTCGCTCACCTCTGGGATGGCAATCCCCCAATGGCCCCTCCCAATCCTCACTACAGCCACAATGTTCAGGAACTCAAAAGCAGAATTCTTGTGACTGCCCAACAGGAATCTAGGGGAAGCATCATGAAGATATCAGATGTAAAATTCCGAGTTCAAGATTTGTGGAGAGCCCTACTGAATGAGAACTTTATCTTCAGCTTCAGGAACACTCAAGAAGTCATGGCCATGAGCAAACTGGAAAGCATGTATAACTCCTGGACATGGGAGCTAAGGAGTCATGTGCAGAGATTACAGGACCAGCTGATCAACCAGATTCAGGATGGAAAAATCCAGACACTTGAAACATATACCCTGGAGGCTCCAGTTACAAAGATATATGAAGCCATCaagcaaaaactggaaaaatattttaatgaagacCCAGATAGTGATGTGCTGGTTCAGTGgaaaggaaattttgaaaataaactcaTAACCCTTAAAGAGGCACTAATTTTAGATGTCCAAACAAAAGCCAAAGAacttattccttttaaaaaaagtcaagaaaaactgGATAACAAAAAGTCAGGTTATGAAAAGGAATTATTGGAAAAAAGCCAGAATTTGGCTTTTTCACTGAATGACACTGAATTGAGCGAGGAAGAGCTACATGAGAAATTCAACCTACTTTGGGAAAAATGGGTCTATGATGTGTCCTCAAGTATCCCTCCAGCCACAGAGCCTACAATTGAAGTGGATTGTGAAGACATCCTTTTTGAgcatttcaaaaaggaaaaagacatcaGAAGCATACTGGAGAACTATTCTGGAGAAATGTTTGAAATCAACTATGACAAACATGTTAAGTTGAACAGGAAATATTGGGAACTCTTTACAATGACAATAGAGCCCCAAGATAAACACTCCATAAAGATGACTACTGACTGCATTATTTCAAAAGTTAATGAAACTGTTAACAAAATATCTCAGCAAAAGCATGATTACAATCCAACTTATTTCCATGAAATCCTGAGAATAATAGAAGAGGAGGTGAAGTCTGCAACCACTCAGAAAAGATACACAtttacaagaaaatataaaatagacttATCATGGTTCTTATTCCAAAGAGCATCAATGAAGTTTAAGGAGATGCACAAGGCATTCAAGAGGGCAAATGATCCTGTAAACTATCTGCAAAGCAAGAAAGATGATTTCTTCATGAGCTTTAAGATCTCTTGTCAAGAAGCAACTTCAATTAAAacatttgttgattttctgtggaAGAAACTCACACCTGCTGTCTCCAGCACCATAAGGAAAAACATGGCCCTCAAAATTGCTGGGGACATTCGAACCACCTGCCGGGCATTCAATGAAAACAGAGCTAACCTAGAGAAACACATTCTCATCTCTCTGGCAGAAGAGGAAAATTTTGATGACTACTGGCAGTACCTTCATAATCCAGAATCATTTTTTAAGAATTACATTGAAAACCATGTTAAAAGATACTTTTCTGACACaggaagtgaaaaaataaagacttttctaCAAATGAGTTTAGATGACATCAAGAATGCCATCCTCTTAGCTCTGCATACATCTACAGCAAGAGCTAAAGATAAAAGCAGCACAGTGTCTGGGTGGTTAGATTTGTTCTGTGATCACCTGGGGAGTACCTTGGTCTTTCCACGAAAAGACTTGATAAGCATTGAACACCGGGAGATAAAAGATATCGAGTTTATCAAAGAGGCCATGAGTAAAGCTTTGGATCCTGAAATCAAGAAGGTAGAACAGAAATATTTGCATAGACTTGTAGAAGAAATGATTCCTGAAATCCAGAAAATCCTCTCTGAACATCTCTGTGGCTGCTGGAAACAGTGTCCCTTCTGTAAAGCAATTTGTACCAACACAATCCCTACCCATGAAGGAGACCACAATGCTCCCTTCCATCGTCCACAGGCTCTCGGTGGATGGGGATGGCATCAAACAGACCATTGTACCCTTAATTTCTGTACTAGTGCAGTAGCAAGTGACTGTAATTTTGTTTCGAATGATGGCAGGAGAATCCCATATAAGACCTACCGACAAGCAGGAGGGGAATATGCCACATGGAGCATCACCCCAGACACATCCACCCAGCCATACTGGAAATGGTTTGTCTGTCACTTCAGATCAAAGCTagaagaaaaatatcacaaaagACTTTTCAATGAAGGTAAAATTCCTGATGCCTGGAAGAAAATCACAAAGCAGGAGGTGCTTgatgacttgaaaaaaaattaa
- the MRPL17 gene encoding LOW QUALITY PROTEIN: 39S ribosomal protein L17, mitochondrial (The sequence of the model RefSeq protein was modified relative to this genomic sequence to represent the inferred CDS: inserted 2 bases in 2 codons), whose translation MRLSFAAAVSHGRVYRRLGLGPESRIHLLQNLLTGLVRHERIEASWARVDELRGYAEKLIDYGKLGDTNERAMRMADFWLTEKDLIPKLFQVLAPRYQGQNGGYTRMLQIPNRSQQDRAKMAVIEYKGNCLPPLPLPRRDSNLTLLNQLLQGLRQXPGSKHAQLPPSSNTRGLTEAKGHVALISARDHXPWELY comes from the exons ATGCGGCTGTCGTTCGCCGCCGCGGTCTCCCACGGCCGCGTATACCGCCGCCTAGGCCTTGGTCCCGAGTCCCGCATTCACCTGTTGCAGAACTTGCTTACGGGACTGGTGCGACACGAACGCATCGAGGCGTCATGGGCACGCGTGGACGAGCTGAGGGGCTACGCCGAGAAG CTCATCGACTACGGGAAGCTGGGAGACACCAACGAACGAGCCATGCGCATGGCGGACTTCTGGCTCACG GAGAAAGACTTGATCCCAAAGCTGTTTCAAGTACTGGCCCCTCGGTACCAAGGTCAGAATGGGGGCTACACGAGAATGCTGCAGATCCCAAATCGGAGTCAGCAGGATCGGGCCAAAATGGCAGTGATTGAGTACAAAGGGAACtgtctcccacccctgcccctgccacGCCGAGACAGCAACCTTACACTCCTAAACCAGCTGCTTCAGGGGCTGCGGC GACCAGGAAGCAAGCACGCGCAGCTCCCACCCAGCTCAAACACCAGAGGTTTAACTGAAGCCAAAGGGCATGTGGCCCTCATCAGTGCCCGTGATC AGCCTTGGGAGCTCTATTAA